A genomic segment from Malaclemys terrapin pileata isolate rMalTer1 chromosome 1, rMalTer1.hap1, whole genome shotgun sequence encodes:
- the APOLD1 gene encoding apolipoprotein L domain-containing protein 1 isoform X2 has product MTKVKYRDSGGGRDGRAKKKPLEPRPPPPPPARPQQLASSPLLPVGEGAQLVQSYPLRQQHFRQAAALPCSTEHPGIRKAMERNAITFPPALDPTRHFQTLLLNQRSRLHGQIRKLREIARNINKLRRRSLIANITGSSLSAVGAITAIVGLSLSPATLGASLLASAVGLGVASAGGAVNVTSDLSLVLSNSRELRRVQEIAVNCQNQMREILSCLEFLHRGQGPMDPLLLQSEKNASISLYNSICFMVFYGSRNFLVPEYTREVTKVSQAVLKAKIQKLAENLESCIRAMDEVCELLESRAELSSNTRNPSSSARITVKPQGSSS; this is encoded by the exons atgacaaaggtgaaatatcgggactcggggggagggagggacggcagagcaaaaaaaaagccgctggagccccgcccccccccccccccacccgcccgccCGCAGCAGCTCGCCTCGTCTCCACTTCTCCCCGTAGGGGAaggtgcccagctggtgcaatcctacCCACTCAGACAGCAGCATTTCAGGCAGGCggcagctctgccctgcagcacagagcaccccgGGATTAGGAA GGCCATGGAGAGAAATGCTATAACCTTTCCTCCAGCACTGGACCCTACACGCCACTTCCAAACGCTGCTGCTGAATCAGAGAAGCAGGCTGCATGGCCAGATCAGGAAGCTTCGTGAGATTGCACGAAACATCAACAAGCTGCGCAGGCGATCCTTGATTGCAAACATCACTGGGAGTTCCCTGAGTGCAGTAGGAGCAATCACAGCCATCGTAGGGCTCTCCTTGAGCCCCGCCACTTTAGGAGCATCTCTCCTGGCTTCTGCTGTGGGCCTGGGCGTAGCCTCTGCCGGAGGGGCTGTCAATGTCACTTCCGATCTCTCCTTAGTGCTCTCTAACTCCAGGGAACTGAGAAGGGTGCAGGAGATCGCAGTGAACTGTCAGAACCAGATGAGGGAAATCCTGAGCTGCCTAGAATTCCTCCATCGTGGACAGGGCCCAATGGACCCCCTGTTGCTCCAGTCAGAGAAAAACGCTTCCATCTCGCTGTACAATTCCATCTGCTTCATGGTATTCTACGGTTCGCGCAACTTTCTTGTGCCAGAGTACACGAGGGAGGTCACAAAGGTGAGCCAAGCTGTGCTAAAGGCGAAAATCCAGAAACTGGCTGAAAACCTTGAGTCCTGCATCAGAGCAATGGATGAAGTCTGTGAACTCTTAGAATCCAGAGCAGAACTTTCCTCCAACACAAGAAACCCCAGCTCAAGTGCCAGGATCACTGTCAAACCCCAGGGATCATCCAGCTGA
- the APOLD1 gene encoding apolipoprotein L domain-containing protein 1 isoform X1 → MERNAITFPPALDPTRHFQTLLLNQRSRLHGQIRKLREIARNINKLRRRSLIANITGSSLSAVGAITAIVGLSLSPATLGASLLASAVGLGVASAGGAVNVTSDLSLVLSNSRELRRVQEIAVNCQNQMREILSCLEFLHRGQGPMDPLLLQSEKNASISLYNSICFMVFYGSRNFLVPEYTREVTKVSQAVLKAKIQKLAENLESCIRAMDEVCELLESRAELSSNTRNPSSSARITVKPQGSSS, encoded by the coding sequence ATGGAGAGAAATGCTATAACCTTTCCTCCAGCACTGGACCCTACACGCCACTTCCAAACGCTGCTGCTGAATCAGAGAAGCAGGCTGCATGGCCAGATCAGGAAGCTTCGTGAGATTGCACGAAACATCAACAAGCTGCGCAGGCGATCCTTGATTGCAAACATCACTGGGAGTTCCCTGAGTGCAGTAGGAGCAATCACAGCCATCGTAGGGCTCTCCTTGAGCCCCGCCACTTTAGGAGCATCTCTCCTGGCTTCTGCTGTGGGCCTGGGCGTAGCCTCTGCCGGAGGGGCTGTCAATGTCACTTCCGATCTCTCCTTAGTGCTCTCTAACTCCAGGGAACTGAGAAGGGTGCAGGAGATCGCAGTGAACTGTCAGAACCAGATGAGGGAAATCCTGAGCTGCCTAGAATTCCTCCATCGTGGACAGGGCCCAATGGACCCCCTGTTGCTCCAGTCAGAGAAAAACGCTTCCATCTCGCTGTACAATTCCATCTGCTTCATGGTATTCTACGGTTCGCGCAACTTTCTTGTGCCAGAGTACACGAGGGAGGTCACAAAGGTGAGCCAAGCTGTGCTAAAGGCGAAAATCCAGAAACTGGCTGAAAACCTTGAGTCCTGCATCAGAGCAATGGATGAAGTCTGTGAACTCTTAGAATCCAGAGCAGAACTTTCCTCCAACACAAGAAACCCCAGCTCAAGTGCCAGGATCACTGTCAAACCCCAGGGATCATCCAGCTGA
- the DDX47 gene encoding probable ATP-dependent RNA helicase DDX47, whose amino-acid sequence MAADAEHGPLEEAVEEPRSFKDLGVTDVLCETCDQLGWKTPTKIQVEAIPVALQGRDIIGLAETGSGKTGAFALPILQTLLETPQRFFALVLTPTRELAFQISEQFEALGSSIGVQSAVIVGGIDMMSQALTLAKKPHVIIATPGRLIDHLENTKGFNLRALKYLVMDEADRILNMDFETEVDKILKVIPRDRKTFLFSATMTKKVQKLQRAALKDPVKCAVSSKYQTVEKLQQHYIFIPSKFKDSYLVYILNELAGNSFMIFCSTCNNTQRTALLLRNLGFTAIPLHGQMSQNKRLGSLNKFKAKARSILLATDVASRGLDIPHVDVVINFDIPTHSKDYIHRVGRTARAGRSGKSITFVTQYDVELFQRIEHLIGKKLPVFPTQEEEVMMLTERVAEAQRFARMELREQGEKKKRSRDEANDDDDTEGATGVRNKVAGGKMKKRKAR is encoded by the exons ATGGCGGCGGATGCGGAGCATGGGCCGCTGGAGGAGGCGGTGGAAGAGCCGCGGAGCTTCAAGGACCTG GGAGTAACAGATGTGCTGTGTGAAACTTGTGACCAGTTGGGATGGAAGACACCAACTAAAATTCAAGTTGAGGCTATTCCTGTGGCTCTCCAAG GCCGGGATATCATCGGGCTGGCAGAGACAGGCTCTGGAAAAACAGGGGCCTTTGCTTTACCCATCCTGCAGACACTGCTGGAAACACCCCAACGCTTCTTTGCTCTTGTCCTCACACCAACACGAGAGCTCGCCTTCCAGATCTCGGAGCAGTTTGAAGCTCTTGGATCCTCCATTGGCGTCCAAAGTG CGGTTATTGTAGGTGGAATTGACATGATGTCACAGGCTCTGACCTTAGCCAAGAAGCCACATGTTATAATTG CAACACCTGGCCGTCTGATTGACCATCTGGAGAACACAAAAGGTTTCAACTTGCGAGCTCTTAAGTACCTGGTTATGGATGAAGCTGACCGGATCCTCAACATGGATTTTGAGACCGAG GTGGATAAGATCCTAAAAGTGATTCCCCGAGACAGGAAGACATTCCTCTTTTCTGCCACCATGACCAAGAAG GTGCAAAAGCTTCAGCGTGCTGCACTGAAGGACCCTGTTAAATGTGCTGTTTCCTCCAAATATCAGACAGTTGAAAAACTGCAGCAGCATTATATTTTCATCCCCTCCAAATTCAAG GACAGTTACCTGGTTTATATCCTGAATGAACTGGCTGGGAACTCCTTCATGATATTCTGCAGTACCTGCAACAACACTCAAAGGACAGCTCTCCTGCTCCGCAACTTGGGTTTCACTGCCATACCCCTCCATGGACAGATGAGTCAG AATAAGCGACTGGGATCCCTGAACAAGTTCAAGGCAAAGGCCCGTTCCATTCTGCTGGCTACAGATGTTGCAAGCAGAGGTCTGGACATCCCACATGTGGATGTGGTGATAAATTTTGATATTCCCACACATTCCAAG GATTACATTCACCGTGTGGGGAGGACGGCTCGAGCTGGACGGTCTGGCAAATCCATCACCTTTGTCACTCA GTATGATGTGGAACTATTCCAGCGCATTGAGCACCTCATTGGCAAGAAGCTGCCTGTATTCCCCACACAGGAGGAGGAGGTCATGATGCTAACGGAGCGTGTGGCTGAAGCCCAGAGATTTGCTCGTATG gagttgcgggagcagggagagaaaaagaagCGATCCCGGGATGAGGCCAATGATGACGATGACACAGAGGGAGCTACAGGTGTCAGGAACAAGGTGGCTGGTGGgaaaatgaagaaaaggaaagcCCGTTAG